Proteins encoded by one window of Paenibacillus sp. DCT19:
- a CDS encoding alpha/beta fold hydrolase: MSILKVNGIDLAFDSYGNETDETILLIAGLGTQMIRWTAPFCEMLAHRGYRVIRFDNRDTGLSTHFNQYATLDFEALARTLMSGQSPEIPYTLDDMSDDAIGLIDVLGIKKAHVVGRSMGGMIAQLVAGRYPDRVLSLTSIMSTTGNPALPPTSPKLWL, encoded by the coding sequence ATGAGTATTTTAAAGGTGAATGGTATTGATCTCGCCTTTGATAGCTACGGCAACGAAACTGACGAAACGATTCTATTGATTGCTGGTCTTGGAACGCAGATGATTCGTTGGACAGCTCCATTTTGTGAAATGTTGGCGCATCGTGGTTACAGAGTTATCCGCTTTGATAATCGTGATACGGGTTTATCCACACACTTTAACCAATACGCTACGCTGGATTTTGAAGCACTTGCCAGAACACTGATGTCGGGACAAAGCCCCGAAATTCCTTACACACTCGATGATATGTCTGACGATGCAATCGGGCTGATTGACGTCCTCGGGATCAAAAAAGCACATGTCGTTGGCCGCTCCATGGGTGGCATGATTGCCCAGCTAGTAGCTGGCAGATATCCTGATCGAGTTCTGTCCCTGACTTCCATCATGTCAACGACAGGTAATCCTGCACTTCCACCAACATCCCCGAAGTTATGGCTTTGA
- a CDS encoding alpha/beta fold hydrolase: MTRPTPNPMKDEAGYLAQSVAFAKRIAGTGYPFNEDEYRSLIQEEIQRAYDPGSIGRQIAAIAVSGDRRPLLSKVKVPALVIHGLDDPMFVPACGEDTAQAISDAELMLLEGMGHDMPTPLYATIVDGIERVARGKE; this comes from the coding sequence ATGACTCGGCCTACACCGAATCCGATGAAGGATGAGGCTGGATATTTGGCTCAGAGCGTTGCTTTTGCCAAACGTATCGCCGGAACAGGCTATCCTTTTAATGAGGACGAGTATCGTTCGCTCATTCAAGAGGAGATTCAGCGAGCGTATGATCCAGGCAGTATTGGGCGTCAAATTGCCGCCATTGCCGTATCAGGTGATCGTCGTCCTCTTTTGTCAAAAGTGAAGGTTCCTGCACTAGTTATTCATGGTCTAGACGACCCGATGTTTGTCCCAGCCTGTGGTGAGGATACGGCACAAGCCATTTCAGATGCAGAGCTTATGTTGCTTGAAGGCATGGGTCATGATATGCCAACGCCACTGTATGCAACGATTGTAGATGGTATTGAACGAGTTGCCCGTGGCAAGGAGTAA